TCGTTGACCGCAACCACGATCAGGTCTTGCATCATCGCCTTGTCATTGGCGATCGAAGGGTCGATTTCGATCTTGCGCAGGCGCATCGCGCCGTCCACCACCACCCGCACCATCCCGCCCCCGGACTCGGCTTCGACCGTCTTTTCGGCCGCCTCGCTCTGCAGTTGCTGGAATTTTTCCTGTAGCGCCTGCGCCTGGCGCAGCATCGCGGAGAAATCGAATTCGTCGGGCACGGCGTTTACTCCTGTAAGGGGCGCCGCATCGCCGGCGCCGCCGGGTCGCTGTTGGTTGACGGCTGGTGCGCTACCGGCTC
This region of Candidatus Binataceae bacterium genomic DNA includes:
- a CDS encoding YbaB/EbfC family nucleoid-associated protein, which codes for MPDEFDFSAMLRQAQALQEKFQQLQSEAAEKTVEAESGGGMVRVVVDGAMRLRKIEIDPSIANDKAMMQDLIVVAVNDGLRRAQELIAAEMSSKLGPLAGMGLPPGFLAGRG